One Argiope bruennichi chromosome 5, qqArgBrue1.1, whole genome shotgun sequence DNA segment encodes these proteins:
- the LOC129969273 gene encoding calphotin-like has protein sequence MIIAIALFALLVSTNTCSAAVKGGRIFQQPAVLQDVAQPHVHLGKGGGGGAVHHTAVVNDPISGPVVVEKVSRVGGIKGAGLGADSAQITLSDGPFGRRLYRVGPASYPFGLTGLDYYSYPNSLLTAPRLLRRKTVGAPNLSGLRPIGLSSGLKGGIIADPTTSQFSIGDAQVKTAVFGNRNLYRSGLSAIPYGLTGLDYYSYPNNLLLQRSIDGGFGLRQTKILTGGSAFTAGDSQVRGPVVVAQSPVASPLGQEQVTVVETDPLGGAQKVTTIQQAPQVIPQQVSVLDDGLAGLGEEFGQRKVTTTTITESADPVAAALGDRQITQTTVTKGGSGLSGLRGGQIILGAGPGFGGLRRVKTRPVVASQPAAVIVQENSGLAPAIGGFGQRQVTVTKTAPAPAPIVQAPVVAAAPRLVQTVQAPVAQVRVAQAPIISAPVAAPAPVQIVQAPVQRQFITRRPGEIFLSQVARPQIALARPAVAPVAPIFGGGNIQFTLGGNQIIGGPVAAPASRPVVVAQAPRQVVVSQAPAFAAPRPVVVAQAPRQVVVSQAPAFAAPRPVVVAQAPRQVVVSQAPAFAAPRQVVVAQRPQVVAQRPVVVEQRPQVISQVKGGVIGNNIFARRIPQMVYVDGGNRFLGIDIIGGYRVGDPRYGYAQLPYSGAGRFATLGSLSQTQIPIQSSIEAGPTLFAPAPAPVLASLTKAPVLSVSSPVAKTVARAASPLGLSPITKSAPSVVTQEEVVGPLGDRQVVTTVTKSEPAPVVVSGPSKIGGAGVSSPFGFAGIGKTSPAKTITQEEVVGPLGDRQVVTTVTESDSNRLVGSKIGGAVVSSPLGLTAVGQPSTKTITQEEVVGPLGDPQVVTTVTKTEPAGIVAGPSKIGGFATGGLAAIGRAPAKTITQEEVVGPLGDRQVVTTVTESDSNRLVGSKIGGAVVSSPLGLTAVGQPSTKTITQEEVVGPLGDPQVVTTVTKTEPASIVAGPSKIGGLATGGLAAIGQAPTKVITQEEVVGPAGDRQLLTTVTETDSNRLVGGKIGGPVVAGPLGLTAVGQTATKTITQEEVVGPLGDSQVVTTVTKTEQAPISPIVQQEEVLSPISGLRTTSQLSQEIAQDPIETVISQSKLASPLSQALVDPLGSGQTQVAIDSIGDPSTVTQVKETTFADPLTGAVNKVTEVSKTPVADSIVQQNIADTVVQESISPAFGGGLRFSPRLTFLSQHPYDVPDTGILRSILTRPVVQQQQELEQILVK, from the exons ATGATCATA GCTATAGCTTTATTCGCACTGTTGGTGTCTACCAACACGTGCTCAGCAGCAGTTAAAGGAGGAAGGATTTTCCAGCAGCCTGCAGTTCTTCAG gatgTTGCTCAACCTCATGTTCACTTAGGAAAAGGCG GTGGAGGAGGAGCTGTACACCACACAGCCGTTGTAAATGATCCGATTTCAGGACCAGTCGTTGTAGAAAAGGTATCAAGAGTTGGCGGCATCAAAGGCGCTGGCTTAGGTGCAGATTCAGCCCAAATTACACTTTCCGATGGACCTTTTGGACGACGCTTATACCGTGTTGGACCAGCATCCTATCCATTCGGACTTACAGGATTAGATTATTACTCTTATCCCAACTCTTTGCTTACTGCCCCAAGACTTCTCCGACGCAAAACCGTTGGCGCCCCTAATCTGTCTGGTTTGAGGCCCATTGGACTGAGCTCTGGCCTGAAGGGAGGAATCATTGCGGATCCTACTACATCTCAATTTTCAATTGGTGACGCTCAAGTTAAAACTGCTGTATTTGGCAACAGAAATCTATATCGATCTGGACTATCTGCCATTCCATATGGACTGACTGGATTAGATTATTATTCTTACCCAAACAATCTGCTCCTTCAAAGATCAATTGATGGTGGATTTGGACTCAGGCAAACAAAAATCTTAACTGGCGGATCAGCTTTCACTGCTGGAGATTCTCAGGTTAGAGGACCAGTCGTCGTCGCTCAATCTCCTGTTGCTTCACCACTTGGTCAGGAACAGGTGACCGTAGTTGAAACTGATCCACTGGGTGGAGCACAAAAAGTAACAACAATCCAGCAAGCACCACAAGTTATTCCACAACAAGTTTCTGTCCTTGACGATGGACTTGCAGGACTTGGAGAAGAATTCGGTCAGCGAAAAGTTACAACAACCACAATTACAGAATCAGCAGATCCAGTCGCTGCAGCTCTTGGTGACAGACAAATTACTCAAACAACTGTAACAAAAGGCGGAAGCGGATTGAGTGGATTAAGGGGAGGACAAATTATTCTTGGTGCAGGACCAGGCTTTGGAGGATTAAGAAGGGTCAAAACTCGTCCAGTCGTTGCCTCTCAACCAGCTGCTGTTATTGTTCAAGAAAATTCTGGCCTCGCCCCAGCAATCGGAGGATTTGGACAACGACAAGTTACCGTAACCAAGACTGCCCCAGCTCCAGCTCCTATTGTACAAGCTCCTGTTGTTGCAGCTGCACCCAGATTAGTTCAGACTGTTCAGGCTCCAGTAGCACAAGTTCGAGTGGCCCAAGCTCCCATTATTTCAGCACCTGTTGCAGCTCCTGCTCCAGTTCAAATTGTACAAGCACCAGTTCAAAGACAATTTATTACCAGAAGACCAGGTGAAATCTTTTTGTCTCAAGTAGCACGTCCACAAATAGCTCTTGCAAGACCAGCAGTCGCACCTGTAGCTCCTATCTTTGGTGGTGGAAACATCCAGTTTACTCTTGGGGGCAATCAGATTATTGGAGGACCAGTTGCTGCTCCCGCTTCCAGACCAGTAGTTGTTGCTCAGGCTCCTAGACAAGTGGTTGTTTCTCAAGCTCCAGCTTTTGCCGCTCCTAGACCAGTAGTTGTTGCACAGGCTCCTAGACAAGTGGTTGTTTCTCAGGCTCCAGCTTTTGCCGCTCCTAGACCAGTAGTTGTTGCACAGGCTCCTAGACAAGTGGTTGTTTCTCAGGCTCCAGCTTTTGCCGCTCCTAGACAAGTAGTTGTTGCACAGAGACCACAAGTTGTAGCTCAAAGACCTGTAGTAGTTGAACAAAGACCCCAAGTCATTTCTCAAGTTAAAGGAGGAGTAATCGGTAACAATATTTTTGCCCGAAGAATTCCTCAAATGGTATACGTTGATGGTGGTAACAGATTCTTAGGTATTGATATAATCGGAGGATATCGAGTCGGAGATCCAAGATACGGTTACGCTCAACTACCTTACAGCGGTGCCGGACGATTTGCCACACTAGGTAGTTTAAGTCAAACTCAGATCCCTATTCAAAGTTCCATTGAAGCTGGGCCAACACTCTTTGCTCCTGCACCTGCTCCAGTTCTTGCATCTTTGACCAAAGCACCAGTATTGTCAGTTTCTTCCCCAGTAGCTAAAACCGTAGCAAGAGCTGCTTCACCACTAGGACTTTCTCCTATTACCAAATCAGCTCCATCAGTCGTAACCCAGGAAGAAGTAGTTGGACCTCTTGGAGATAGGCAAGTTGTTACCACCGTTACTAAAAGTGAACCAGCTCCAGTTGTTGTGTCAGGTCCTTCAAAAATAGGAGGTGCAGGTGTTTCTAGTCCTTTTGGTTTCGCTGGAATCGGTAAAACATCTCCTGCAAAGACCATAACTCAGGAAGAAGTAGTTGGACCTCTAGGAGATAGGCAAGTTGTTACTACAGTCACCGAATCTGATTCAAATCGTCTTGTAGGCTCAAAAATTGGCGGTGCAGTTGTTTCCAGTCCATTAGGTTTGACAGCTGTTGGCCAACCTTCAACGAAAACAATCACCCAAGAAGAAGTAGTAGGCCCACTTGGAGATCCTCAAGTTGTCACAACAGTAACAAAAACTGAACCTGCAGGCATTGTAGCTGGTCCATCTAAAATCGGAGGTTTTGCAACTGGTGGGCTTGCAGCTATTGGGAGAGCCCCAGCAAAAACCATAACTCAAGAAGAAGTTGTTGGACCACTTGGAGATAGGCAAGTTGTTACCACAGTTACTGAATCTGATTCAAATCGTCTTGTAGGCTCTAAAATTGGAGGTGCAGTTGTTTCCAGTCCATTAGGTTTGACAGCAGTAGGCCAACCTTCAACCAAAACGATCACCCAAGAAGAAGTAGTGGGTCCACTTGGAGATCCTCAAGTTGTCACAACAGTAACAAAAACTGAACCTGCAAGCATTGTAGCTGGACCATCTAAAATCGGAGGTCTTGCAACTGGAGGACTTGCAGCTATTGGCCAAGCACCAACTAAAGTAATTACTCAAGAAGAAGTGGTTGGACCTGCTGGTGACAGACAACTTCTGACAACTGTGACTGAAACTGATTCAAATCGTCTCGTAGGTGGTAAGATTGGAGGTCCAGTCGTTGCAGGCCCATTAGGTCTTACTGCAGTAGGTCAAACTGCTACCAAGACTATCACTCAAGAAGAAGTTGTTGGCCCACTGGGAGACTCACAGGTCGTTACTACTGTAACGAAAACTGAGCAGGCCCCCATTTCTCCAATCGTGCAACAAGAAGAAGTCTTGAGCCCAATTTCTGGACTTAGAACCACTAGTCAACTTTCTCAGGAAATAGCCCAAGATCCAATTGAAACAGTTATTAGTCAATCCAAATTGGCAAGTCCCTTGAGCCAAGCTCTTGTGGATCCTCTCGGAAGTGGACAGACCCAAGTCGCCATTGACAGCATTGGCGACCCATCTACTGTAACGCAAGTAAAGGAAACTACCTTCGCCGATCCATTGACAGGAGCCGTCAATAAGGTAACAGAAGTTTCTAAGACCCCCGTAGCCGACAGTATTGTGCAACAAAACATTGCTGACACCGTCGTTCAAGAGAGCATTTCACCTGCTTTTGGTGGAGGTTTGCGTTTCTCTCCTCGTCTAACATTTTTATCTCAACACCCCTATGACGTGCCTGACACCGGTATTTTGAGGTCTATACTTACAAGGCCAGTGGTTCAACAACAGCAAGAGTTGGAGCAGATTTTAGTGAAATAA